One window from the genome of Solea solea chromosome 2, fSolSol10.1, whole genome shotgun sequence encodes:
- the wnt6b gene encoding protein Wnt-6, whose protein sequence is MTVRLSRIQLALFFILLCPVNIIGLWWAVGSPLVMDPNSICRKAKRLAGKQAELCQTQPEIVNEVAKGARLGVRECQYQFRYRRWNCTSHNKYFGKILQQDIRETAFVYAITAAGVTHAVTQACSMGDLLQCGCEATRNRAPPRPPSSSSPSSSPSSSSSSSSSSSSSSGDGVKWEWGGCGDDVEFGYEKSKQFMDAKRRRGKSDIRTLIDLHNNEAGRLAVKLYMRTECKCHGLSGSCTLRTCWKKMPHFREVGDRLLERFNGASKVMGGNDGKTLIPVGQNIKPPDKQDLIYSDESPDFCIANRKTGSLGTRGRMCNSTAMDISGCDLLCCERGYREETVVFEENCLCRFHWCCVVQCKKCLVRKDLSLCH, encoded by the exons ATGACGGTTCGTCTATCGCGGATCCAACTGGCCCTGTTCTTCATCCTGCTCTGCCCGGTCAACATCATCGGACTGTGGTG GGCAGTGGGAAGCCCACTGGTGATGGACCCCAACAGTATCTGCAGGAAGGCGAAGCGTCTGGCGGGGAAGCAGGCTGAGCTGTGTCAGACTCAGCCAGAAATCGTCAACGAAGTGGCCAAAGGAGCCAGACTGGGTGTCAGGGAGTGCCAGTACCAGTTCAGGTACCGCCGGTGGAACTGCACCAGCCACAACAAATACTTTGGCAAAATACTGCAGCAAG ATATTCGGGAGACGGCGTTTGTTTACGCCATTACAGCAGCCGGCGTGACCCACGCTGTGACCCAGGCCTGCAGTATGGGAGACCTTCTGCAGTGTGGCTGTGAAGCCACCAGGAACAGAGCACCTCCAAGGCCACCGTCGTCGTCgtcgccctcctcctccccctcctcctcctcctcctcttcctcttcttcttcttcttcttctggagaTGGAGTCAAGTGGGAGTGGGGGGGCTGTGGAGATGATGTGGAGTTTGGTTATGAAAAGTCGAAACAGTTTATGGATGCGAAGAGGAGAAGAGGCAAGAGTGACATCAGGACACTCATTGACCTGCACAACAATGAGGCCGGGCGTCTG GCAGTGAAGCTCTACATGCGGACGGAGTGCAAATGCCACGGACTGTCAGGCTCATGCACCCTGCGCACGTGCTGGAAAAAGATGCCTCATTTCCGCGAGGTCGGCGACCGTCTGCTGGAGCGGTTCAACGGAGCCTCCAAGGTTATGGGTGGCAACGACGGCAAAACCCTGATCCCTGTTGGCCAGAACATAAAGCCTCCGGATAAGCAGGATCTGATCTACTCAGACGAGTCACCCGATTTCTGCATCGCAAATCGGAAAACGGGTTCACTGGGGACGCGGGGACGCATGTGCAACAGCACAGCCATGGACATCAGCGGCTGTGATCTGCTGTGCTGCGAGCGAGGCTACCGGGAGGAAACGGTGGTGTTTGAGGAGAACTGTCTGTGTCGTTTCCACTGGTGCTGTGTGGTCCAGTGCAAGAAGTGCTTGGTCCGAAAAGACCTTAGTCTCTGTCACTGA